GAAAATGTTGGAGATGGAAAATTCAGATTTCAGATCATCAATGGAAAAGTTGgaagaattcaaattttgttcaaTGTCTTTGCAAGGTGAGGTTGATACATTAAAACTTGCATGTGGACAGTTGAATCAGCATATTGAACTTGGACAGAAGTTGCTTAATGAGAAAGAACTGAAGCTAACTGAAGCagagaaaaagatggagaaaatgcAACTTGAACAAGCGGAAATTACAAGTCAACTTGAACATGTCAAGAAGGAGGCTGGAGAGGTTGCAGCAATCAAGGTAACACTGGAGAAGAGTTTGATGGAGTTAAAAACTGACAGTGTTAATAAATCAAAAAAAATTGACCACATGcgtgaagaagaagagatatTGAAGTTGGAGTTGGGTAGATTGCTCAGGAGAGTTGATTATCTCAACCTCCAAGAGGAGCATATGAAGACtgaactgaaagaaaaaatgaacgaaattGAGCTCCTATACACTTCATTTTCAACAGTATACTGTGATCTTCATGTTTCTGTCATCCATGTTGTAGTACTCGAGCAAAAAGTGTATGAACTGATTGTTGCATGCAAAACCTTAGATGAACAAATACAAGCACAGGCAAAGAAATTTCTAGACGAAAATGCTTCCAAGAATGAAGAGATTAATGAATTAAAGAGGAAAAATGCCTTgctggaagaagaaaatggaaacatgAAAGTCGAATCCTCTGGATATTTATCCCTCATATCATCTCTAAAGGAAAGTACAATTTCTCTGGAAGAACAGTGCTCAGCTCTGATGCGGATTCAACCAAGCTCTCTAGAGGTGCTCCCTGTTCTGTATCTGTCTTAGTTCTCCATATGGGTCCAGTTATCCTTAATCATGGTTGTCTACATTTAGTACAAGATGGAAATCATTTGGTCGAGCGATGCTCATCAAGACCAGAAAGGGTAGTGCATCCTGACAGAGTGTCCATCTTGGACTTTGTTAGGCAAGAATCTCTGAAATGGTCATTTTCATGGGGCACTAAGAATCATGCGTTGCAGGCTCAGTTAGCTTATTAAGAATCTTTCACCCTCTCTATGTTTTCCCTTTAACTTCCATCAGAGTAGCAAAAAGCCATGAGCTGGACCTGAAGGCCTAGCTGATTCATTTGTAGGGTTCTTAGTGTAATTGGTAAGTAATGTTGTTGATGATGGATTTACTGACCTAGTTATTCTCCTTTCTATTCCTTTTCAGGATACTGGATTATGCCACTCTCATCATACAAACAAAGTTTGTGAATCCTGTGAAGATAATTATCATGCTACAGAAACTGTACAATCTACAGAAGGGCAACAGGAGCTGCATGCTTTGCAGGCAAAAATTCAGGCGATAGATTTCACTGTCAGGGAATTCGAAGACATCAAAAGAGAATATCATGAAATAAAACTGATTAAAGCAGCATTGGAGAAGCAGCGGGATGTTTTGGCAGAGGAGATAGTCAACAAGGACAAGGAGATGAACAGTATTCTTGGAGAGAAGGAGAAATTGGAACTCGAATCTGACAAACTGCTAAAACAGATTAATGAATGGCAACTCCGTGAAGAGTACCTCAAGTCAGAACTAAAATCAAGTGCAGAGGAGCTTGAGCTGTGGCAGACAAACTCAGAAGCAGTGTATCACGATCTTCAAACCTGTGCCTTCCATGAAGCAGTGATTGAACAAAAgttgcatgaattggctcaatcATACCAAATTCTTGAATTGAAGTCTCAGCACCAGGCCAAAGAGTTTCTTAATGACATAACTTCCTTAAAAGTGGAAACTGATGAATCCAAGAGGAGAATCACAGATCTAGAAAtattaaatgaagaaataaatgtGAGATCCAATAAAACTTCATTGGTTTTATCATCCGTAAAAGAAAGATTGTGTTCTCTTGAAGATCACTGTCTAGCAGCATTGGGGACTCAGGTACTTGGATGTCAGAAACCAAATGTATGTTTTATCCGTTTAGCATTATGAGCATGTGGAATTGAAATTATACTGATTTGTagtattttgttttccttctagtTGTCAAGGTTCATAGTCATTGTGGTCAATGAATAGGTCATATAGATATTTACGACAAACAGTGACTACATTTTCCAGATTTTCTGATGACAAttgtttattatattttcaGGATGCTGACTCATCTTATGAGCGGGTTATGACAAATGTGGATCCTGAAAGTGCTTTTGTATGTTTGGGAACAGAGATTGAGGTTCTAAATCTACAAGATATGCTGATCAAGCTTAAGAACATCGAAAAGTTGGTGATGGAGATGTCTCAGCACAATCAGCTAATTCacgaaaaagaaggaagagaacaATCAGATGCAAACTCTAAATTGGAAATGGAAATTCTAACATGCAAAGACGAAGCAGTCAGACAGGAAGATCACAAAATCTGTAATCCTGTGGATCGACGAAAAAATGGAGTGACAAACCATGGCACTAAAAATGTTTTGGTAACAAAAGACATTCAACTGGATCATGTTTCTGATTCATCTTCTTTCTATGGAAGTGGTGCTGGTTCATTTAGAAATGAAAACAGAGAAAATGCTGAACCAGATGAGCAGATGCTGGTATTGTGGGAAGCTGCTGAAAGGCACTGCAGTCTTGGATCCAAGAGCCATCCTTCAGTGAAGTCCCAACCATCTGATGCCGATtcaattaaaaatgataatggGTTCTCCGAACTACAGATTGAGAGAGACGTGGCAGTTGACAAGATGGAGGTGTCCTCTGAAATTGAGAAGAGCAAGAGGATCAGGGAGGTGCTCACTGCTGAAGCTCATCGCCTGATAGACCTGCAAAACAATGCACAAGGGTTGAATAAAAGGTTTGAAAAGCTGACTAAGAATGGCCAtccaaatgcacttgaaattaATGATACACAAGAGCGCCTGCGGAAAGCAGAATCAATGATCCTGCAACTGATTGAAGCCAATCATGAATGGCTGGAAGTTAGTCGTGATAGCCCTATTGCATGCTCCAGAGGAGAAGAAGCAGGATTGATAGGACGAACGCTTGAAGATGTGCCAGACGTTCATAGACCCTATGTTCAAGAGGCCGGTAAAAGGTTGGAAAAGATTGAGCAGTTAGAGTTGGAATTGCAAAGGATAGAGTTTATGCTGAGGAAGTTTGAGGATGTACAAGTTAGTAAAAGCCATGCAGCTATAGAGAAACGAGCACGAGTTCTTCTAAGGGATTACCTTTACGGTGGTAAAGGAAATCGCCAGGAGAGAAAGAATAAATTTTGTGGCTGTGTCAGACCTTCAAGAAAGGCTGAGTGAGGTTCTACTATTTATACTGAAGCCACGATAGTTGGTAGTTGCTATGAGAGGTGAGAGAAAGTATGGATGTCATGAATGCaataattgatatttttttacaatattaATTGCATTTTATGCTAAATTGCTTCCATTTTCTCCCTGCGACCTTAATTGCTGGATATCATTGCAGAGTCTCTTAGTAGTTCTTTAGATTAAACCGTAAGGTCATGTGGGGGGAAGCAAGGTATATAAAGCTACTTGCATCAGCGTGGTTTGCTTTATATATTCGGTTAGTTAACGAGGATCAGCAGATTAATATTCCATCTGATTTACAACAAAATAAATTACTAGCCCTTAAACCCAACTCGTGCTATTGGTTTGAGCCACAAGAAACAGCATACCCTCATAGTCCCTTGACTAAGTTTTGAAGGCAAGAGCTTTTCTTGTTGCACTCATATCCTTCAGGGTAATCCGTCTGGTGTATCAAGTGTCCATATTTCAAGGATACATGTTTAAGCTATATCGCTGTAGAGAAAAACTGCTTTTTATGCGATCTGTTCAATTCGTTGACGAAGTGGTATTTCTGTTATCGCGCACGCTTTTAGTCATGTATATTTGTATCCAATGTAAATCTACACACACACCCACCCAAAAGAGCCATGAAGACCCAGACAACCGACAGATTTGAAGGTCGTTGGATCATCTTATGCAAACAATTCGTCATTAGGGTTCAGACGAGGAAAATGGGATATCAACTGCGTTCGCTTGTCAAGAAACTAAAACCTTCCGACTCTCCGGGCCAAGAGACCATCAGAGCAAAGGTACCATCACATGACGAAGCAGGGGAAGAACTCACAGGTGAGGGAAATGATGGGGCATTCGAAAAACTTCTAAAAACAAAGGGCAAAAAAAATAGACTGCTTTCGCGAGGTACTCACTCGTGTTTAGCCGACCGAAAAATTCCGATATAAATACTTAATATAAACAGACTTGTGGGCAAAGTTTCAGCGATGCTGTCCTAGAGAAGAACATCAGGTCACAATCAGCATATCATCACCACCttggaagaaaaatatataaaatatactACAGAAACTTGGATGAGTAACATCCCTTATTTATTAAAATGGCTTCTGTAACTTGGCGAAAATGACCTTCAGTAATTGTGACAGTCACGACAATGATGGAGTTATAAAGGTGTATGGACATGCTGGTCAACGCTttacctgaaaaacaaaaaaaactcgATGTTCGAGAACAAGATCAGACACACGGCTTGAAGGCCACGAAAAACATCATTTATTGTGTAAAGCACCTACAGAATTAGGTGGGTTACATTCAAACATGCAACAACTTAAGCTAAATcgtgcataaaaaaaattccaactCCCTGCCAACCATGAACGCAGCTTGGAGACATCGGACCAATTTGAATGTTGCCATGTGACAAAAGACAGTCACTTTGGCCAAATTAATATAGAGATCAAATGTCACATAAGAAACATAATTCCACCTGAGTCGAAAACATTGAATAACCACACGCTGATGGAAACTGTGAACGTCAATAATATGCTCCTTGTGTCCTCACTGTTCTCTTCCCGATTAGAGATGCAGATGAAATACATGTAACCAGATAAAATATGTGCTTAAAACAGACAAAATCCAATACTACAATAAAGAAGCCATCTCTTTCAAAAACTGTGTTCCccaaaatgaaacaaaaactaataaatgcagtaaaattaaacaaaaaataacaaactacGGCATCATCGAACTCGTATCACGTTAGGCTCCAACAAGTtctgtttctcctccttcagcCATTACCTCATCGGCAGCCTTCTCAACCTTCACCCCAACATCTTCAGAGTAGTCACCATGTACCTGGCGCGCAAGGATAGAAGTTTAGCATGCATAGGAACCGACTATGAGTAAAAGCAAATATTGCGCTTGATGTACCTCCATTAGCTTCCCAAGATCGAATTTGGGTGCTTTCAGGATCTTCACTTTACGGATGAAGACATTTTGCAAGGGGTAGATGTTCGATGTTGCCTTCTCTATCTCCTTGCCAATCATTTCTGGAATAAACTTCTGCACCAATTCTTTCAGATCACACGAAGTTGCCTGGTTGACCATGATCTCCCTCATCTTCCGGCGGATCTGGTAAGAAAACAAGCAAGTCAGTAATTGTGTGGAACAGGAGAACTTTTTAACAAGTAAGAAGGTGTCCAATAAAAGTCAACAAAAGACTGTCGCAATGCTGAACATAGCAAAtaaaattgcatttgatgttgtGTCTAACCGTGTTAACACATCACATGAACTGCTAACAATGTCGAAGCTTTGCAAAggctattttctttttatggttcCCATTTGTTTTGTACATTATGTATAACGGATTCTGGAAGAAAACTGGCAAAACACATGCTCTGTAAAGGTCTCATAAATTTCACAACAAAAGGGGGAACACAAAGAACGAGGTCAttcttttcgttttctttttatcaCTCTGAAACTGGTTCTACGCACACTATAACAAGGAAAATCAGATTGATGAGCCAATCAATGAGGTTGGCCTTTCATCTGCATTAGCAAGACTTCTTCTGAGGACTACGTGTGGACAAATAAGACCAACATGAGAACAAGAGTTCTGGTGATAATGTTTCCAGAATGCAAGTTTCAACACAAGCACACACAAAAAACACCTATAGAAGAGCAAAATAGACAACAATTCTAACCTGCCGGACTTGACTTGATTGTGCATAACATGTTCGCTTGACCTGATTTGGCCGTCTCTTGGTGAACCCAATGCAGAACATTCTCAAACTGTAGTTATCTGTGGTCTTCACATCTACGTGTGCTTCAATTAGTGTCTGCCACTTTCGCACCAAGGATCTCAACTTGTCCGTGGTGAAATTCATTCCCTACACATGATGCACATGTTTATAAGCCAGATGCACTCTTCTAGAATAATGGACGAGTGGAATGCTCTTTACCCAGAAGTTGGTGAGAACGTTCCTTCCTTGGACATCCTCAGCCCTCAAACGGATTTTTCTGTACGACTGGTCCTCATCAGCTTGAAGATCAGCCAAGTTAATCTCAAACACTCTATGTTTCAGACCCTCGGAAGCAATCTAGACGAACAAAGAAACAACATAAGCATAAGCACAAacagttaaaaatttaaaatattatgacTGCATATAGAACGTGCAAAAAACAACTGACCCCTAAAAAGATATCCAACAAAAACTTCTTGAAGTAGGTCAAACAGATGCAGGAAACTGATCTCACACATGCAGCAACACTATCGGTTAACTATATGCCAAAAAGACACGCAAAAGAATATACTTTGATAAACATTTCTATGCACAACAAAAACTGAAATAACAGGGAACTATGACATTCAACACACTGAACAAAAACATAGATGGCCGCAGAGATGGATAGATATGTCGACGCAGACAGAGATGCACAAACTTTACACAGCTATTAAAAAGTTTTGCCTCCAGATGCATGCGAGAAAGGaaccaaatgaatttttatGATAACACTATGATCATCGCCAAACTCGTGATCATGAATTTCCCTTCCCATAGATATACACAACTAGAGTAAACAACTGTCCAAAGTTAATGTTTGCAGGCACACAACTGGAAGCAGACAGTCATGCTGAAACCCAGATTTACTGGGACACATAATATTATAATGCGGGTAAAACAGCACAAAAATAGTCAGTCACAAAGGAGTGGCATCCTCAAATTCAGACGTACCAGTAACATCTCAGTTACATATCAACAAAAGTAACTGTCCACAACAAGGAATGACTATGAGTAGATAACCATGGTTTTTAAAAGCCATATACGCAACATTCAGATAAAAGGTTCCCTTAAGCACACATCGCCAATGACCATCTCTAAAACCGAGATAGGCGATTATTCAAAATCTATATCTTTCTAGCATCAAAAAGAGATTAAGGACTGATTGAATCCATGGAGTACACAAGAATGGTACCAAACACAATTTGGACGACCCATGAGAAGCTAAGGTTACAACTGGAGACTTAAAGAGCCAACCTACATCATAATATTCCATTTACTGGAAATAACAGAATCTACTGCATTCGCGCAAAAAACTCCCAATGAATCAAGAACTTGACAAAGTGTAAGTTCGTCCAGATAGTCCATGAAAACGAATAACACGACCACGAACCGGCAGAAAGGGGCATCGAATCGTACCTTCGTACCCTGGGTCCTGCTGACCAGGGTTTTGCCCACTGTGCGGACATTGAAGATCGACGGCGCCTTCACATCGTACCAATCCTTCTTGGAGAAGGGATCAACACTGCCCAAGAATCAAGAATAGAAATACGAGCTCAGCATTCACTAAATGAAGAAGTTTGAGGAGTTGGCAGCGTTGACATGGTTTTAGATTCAACTTACGTCTTCTTcttgcctcccttcttccccttcgaTATCCTCTTATTTTTCCTGTAAATGCAGAAAAGAGATCTTTAGCGACGCAGAACAGGGACatgagaaggagagggagagagagaggaagagagagagacccgaCGGCCATCGCTGAAACTCCGCGCGAAGGAACGCAGAGGGCCCAAACAAAATGACGAAGAGGATATGAGCGAGAAACCCTAAACCCCTTTTATATATGGACCTTTGGGGTGCAAGCGGATCGGGTGTAACTGGATACTAGACCCAAAACCAACATGTTTTCAGGAAGCCGATTCAAAAGCTGATGACGGAAGGAATATGCATTTAAATTGGAGATTTATTATTTTGATCATATCCATTAATATATTTCTTGTCAAAATATACATATGGATCAGGGATTCAGAATAAGAGCTGATTGCTTCGCTTTTTTCTCGTTTCCCTTAACAACGAATCCAGATTCAATCAAACTACTTCAAGTCTGAATCAGATCCAAGTTCAAAGTCGGATATACTAGTGATAGCTTTTCAGGTTGAAGTTTAGATCTGAAAtgaattcatattttttctctctcttacttgAAATTTTCAGTTGTTTTGCTACTTGATGATTTTATTCGGTTGTCAAGTCATTGCCCCAACAGGCACGCTGTTTCTTTTCCCCTTAAAAATTAGTTTGCATACTAGgtaaaatcatgatttttttgaattataaaacAGTTCAGAGTGTATTCTTCTCTAGGTATGCATTGTATTGAATACACATGCAGATAGATACTATAAAATTTCAAGTTCCTTAGCAATTTAGGAATTTTTTGGTGGGCGAAGCTATTGTAGGTTGTATCATTCCAAAGATGACTGGTTATAGCCCTATATTAATCAGTTTGGATGCCCTACCTCTGATTCTTCTGGTTTATAATCTATTTTATAATGCGATTCAAAATTCGGCGTGGAGCAAATTAGGAGTCTTGAATGAAGCACTTGGGtaatttttagaagaagaattTATACAGGAACCAAGTTTTATATTCGAACTTGAAGTCTCACATGCGCAAATGCATATTTTAAGGGCTTAGAGATGATACAGATTGAGAGGTATTGTGACATCTAAAGAGGTAGGGGTGACTGGCTTTGGTCATATATTTAGATATTGGGAAAAAACCTGCAAAATTTTGACCATCTTCACATTAGATCTTATAGTCTCCTCTGAACTCGTCGAGAGAGGCATTCTCATGAAGTGTGTTCCTCAATTaagattcaaatttcaaagagcTCAATATCAGCAACCACCAACCTACCATTTACCATTGACATGACTTCACGTTGACATAAGACTTAACGTAGGAGAAATTGTTTTCCCGCCACCAGAGAATTGCAGTTTTAATTAAGAAAACTAAGTTTGCGTGCCTTACCAGTGGGTTCGGCCAGTCCTTTTTAATGGAGGCGATTGTTTTCCACCATTAGAAGAGGCACTTTCTGTACTAAGAAAGAGAGCCATTTTCATGTGAAAGGCACGGATAACCTCTCCTCTAGAAGTGGTTCAAGAGCAGAGATTTGGGTTCACTAACGCAGGCTCGACCAGGCGGAACTTTCTTCCAAAATCATGGTGAAACGGAATAGCAAGAAGGCAGGTCCGGTTCGCCTAGGAACTTGAGATCCAAGTGCATACCTAGCGTCGCTCAAGGGAAGACCGACTTCTTGAGAACTATGCAAATAGTTCACTACGTGGTCCGGTCAATCTTAATACAATTCTGCCAGGTTCTCATAAAATATTATGGTTTTTCCTAGTAGCAAGTTGAAAATCAGTCACACCAGTAATTTTATTAGCCAGTACCAGCAACATGCATACATAATACTTACCAAGATGAAAAA
This window of the Nymphaea colorata isolate Beijing-Zhang1983 chromosome 2, ASM883128v2, whole genome shotgun sequence genome carries:
- the LOC116246873 gene encoding 40S ribosomal protein S3a-like — encoded protein: MAVGKNKRISKGKKGGKKKTVDPFSKKDWYDVKAPSIFNVRTVGKTLVSRTQGTKIASEGLKHRVFEINLADLQADEDQSYRKIRLRAEDVQGRNVLTNFWGMNFTTDKLRSLVRKWQTLIEAHVDVKTTDNYSLRMFCIGFTKRRPNQVKRTCYAQSSQVRQIRRKMREIMVNQATSCDLKELVQKFIPEMIGKEIEKATSNIYPLQNVFIRKVKILKAPKFDLGKLMEVHGDYSEDVGVKVEKAADEVMAEGGETELVGA